Within Nocardioides rotundus, the genomic segment GCCCCGCACGATGCCGACACCGGTCTCGTCGCAGGAGGTCTCGATGCCGAGAACGAGGGGGGCGTCGCTCATGGATCCCATTGTGTCCGATGGATGATGAGCCTCGTGGAGGAGATCACCGCGGCCGAGCTGCTCGCCGACCCGCCGACGCCCTATGTCCGCTGGGAGCTGGCCGACGACCCGGTGACCCGGGGGTGGAGGTACGGCGACGCCCTGGTCGTCGAGGTCGCCCGCACGCATCAGGGCTGCCACCGGCACCCCGGCACGACCTGGGTCGCGACCGGCCCGGCCCCCTCGCTGTCCCCGCTGCTGGAGGGGCTGGCGCGGGTCGAGGCGGCACCGGACCGGCTGTCCCTGGAGGACGTCGGCATCACCCCGCCCTGGCCGCAGGAGGTCCTCGGCCGATGGACCTGGATGTGGTCGGATCGTCTGCCCCCGCCGCCCGCCGTGCCCGTGGTCGAGGTGGCCGACGACGCCGCTATCGACGCGCTCCTGGACGCCGGCAACCCGACCTCCTGGGACCGGCCGGGCAACCGCACCGCCGAGGCCTGGCTGGGCGTCGAGCAGCAGGGCCGGCTGGTGGCCGTCGGGTCGATCACCCGGAGGGGCAGCGGCGTCGGGCACCTGCAGGGCGTGACCGTGCACCCGGACCTGCGCGGCCGGGGTCTGGGCGTGGCGGTGAGCGCGGCGCTGACGACGCGGGCGCAGGCGAGCGGGCCGGGGGTGGCGACGCTGGGCGTCTACACCGCGAACACCCCAGCGGTGCGCACCTA encodes:
- a CDS encoding GNAT family N-acetyltransferase, translated to MEEITAAELLADPPTPYVRWELADDPVTRGWRYGDALVVEVARTHQGCHRHPGTTWVATGPAPSLSPLLEGLARVEAAPDRLSLEDVGITPPWPQEVLGRWTWMWSDRLPPPPAVPVVEVADDAAIDALLDAGNPTSWDRPGNRTAEAWLGVEQQGRLVAVGSITRRGSGVGHLQGVTVHPDLRGRGLGVAVSAALTTRAQASGPGVATLGVYTANTPAVRTYERLGYRAPHRFLSGPVRPATGS